The following is a genomic window from Thermodesulfovibrionales bacterium.
CACGCTCAACTATCTCCCAGGCAAATGGAATACCTGATGGAGTCAGGCCTGTAAGCTCAGCAAGTCTGAGGAATCTGCCCTCATGAAGAATCCTCTTGTTTGTACCCATCTTAACCTCTAAATCTCAAAAATGCCCTTTCAAAGGAGGAGATATTTTTTATAAAAAAATTTTTAACCTCATCCCATGGAGGTGCATCTCCAAGAAGCACTGGTTCAGGACTCCTTTCAGCATCTTCAAAATATACCAGACCCTTAAGAAGGTGAAGATAGTTTACCTTCTCGCTGAATTTTTTGTGAATAAGTTCTACAGTCTCTTCTATTCCAAGAATTCTCACTCCAGAATAGAAATCATAGAAATCCTTTTTTTGACCTCTATCAGCAATAGTTCTTATCTTTTCTATAACTATATCTCTCCAGTCTGCCACCTCTATAGAATTAAAGGGAATAACTGGAAAAAGAAGAGGTTCTGAATAATAAATAAATGTGGCCTTTACATCATCAAGTATACAGTGAAGGGTTAATGCGCTCCTTATTTCGCCTTCAACTGAAAACCCTTTTATCCTCAAAAGGCTTGAAAGTTCTTCCGGGAAAAAGTTCTGAGAAGTAAAAAAATCCATATCAAAGGATTTTCTGTGTCCTATCTGGAGAGCAAGACCGGTGCCACCAGCAAGGTAAAAAGAGAAATCTTTAAGGATACCGAGTCGCTCCGTGAGGGACAGTATTTTATCATCTATAACCTCAATTCTCATAAAAGAGTTTTAAAAAATTTATTGTCCTCTTTGATAAAGCCCTGCTTGTTTTTATTACATAACTTATCTTTTCGGGAAGAAAATTC
Proteins encoded in this region:
- a CDS encoding nucleotidyl transferase AbiEii/AbiGii toxin family protein; the protein is MRIEVIDDKILSLTERLGILKDFSFYLAGGTGLALQIGHRKSFDMDFFTSQNFFPEELSSLLRIKGFSVEGEIRSALTLHCILDDVKATFIYYSEPLLFPVIPFNSIEVADWRDIVIEKIRTIADRGQKKDFYDFYSGVRILGIEETVELIHKKFSEKVNYLHLLKGLVYFEDAERSPEPVLLGDAPPWDEVKNFFIKNISSFERAFLRFRG